In Methylomonas sp. ZR1, one DNA window encodes the following:
- the nifT gene encoding putative nitrogen fixation protein NifT gives MPSVMLRKREDGKLLFYIAKKDLEETIESLEFDSADKWGGEVVLGDGSKYYFDPLSPPPKIPTTLQAKRLSEE, from the coding sequence ATGCCTAGCGTCATGCTCAGGAAACGCGAAGACGGCAAATTGCTGTTCTACATCGCTAAAAAAGACCTTGAAGAAACCATCGAATCCTTAGAATTTGACAGCGCCGATAAATGGGGCGGTGAAGTGGTTTTGGGTGACGGATCCAAATATTACTTTGATCCGCTGTCACCTCCGCCTAAAATCCCAACAACTTTGCAAGCTAAACGATTATCGGAGGAATAA